A region of Campylobacter armoricus DNA encodes the following proteins:
- a CDS encoding flagellar assembly protein A, with translation MEENKILYTKDPYKELLVFASENKCEVDELDFRLLSFSTSYTYDNQEWIKVNEKELKIFEEDEKFLIHDLNIEQEYKIEIYFKKPTDKQKFEINLHTNDFCTSLKAIIKPMEVIFYYDKLALDLLEAIYKIMIKDKYLLGFRNYDLKKRIIDFNAKVKERQKFDFEIEFDISKGIDPQNPTDEEIIYHYLDNLKKHNDVMNRNYVAPIGKDEVAIERIKPKEGSDGKDLRFKILKALPPKTNKEKIVCSDNFEVKEDDESVKYIAKKDGFIIQKKSIYEIENYLEFNKVDFKSTGSIWAGFDKQVIIVIKNTNALEDAIGPRITVEAQELDIVGNIAQDAVVRGKKVILKGSTHHKSSIIGQKVEVNILRGYCEAEELNAETLENGVVKAKKVNIKKAMGGEIIADEIYIQELGGNCICSAKSLIHIEKVEGSGNKLIIQDLKAFGDEKSGEEILLHIDALKKEREDLAREIEETKHTIHVSKDSVRLLQQKAKELMSAKRAIPQAYKITIKDFNQKIENLNILANKIEALNEEEKANIEKLKKIQDNFLKSKIINKSGKWMDLNEIKFNLLYPKKELTYHPHNEEKIQCFELEKNITEDNTNVYEIRSISNYKE, from the coding sequence ATGGAAGAAAATAAAATTTTATATACTAAAGATCCATATAAAGAGCTTTTAGTGTTTGCTTCTGAAAACAAATGTGAAGTTGATGAGCTTGATTTTAGATTGTTGAGTTTTAGTACTTCTTATACTTATGATAATCAAGAATGGATAAAAGTTAATGAAAAAGAATTAAAAATTTTTGAAGAAGATGAAAAATTTTTAATCCATGATTTAAATATAGAACAAGAATATAAAATAGAAATTTATTTTAAAAAACCAACAGATAAGCAAAAGTTTGAAATAAATTTACATACAAATGATTTTTGTACTTCCCTAAAAGCTATTATAAAGCCTATGGAAGTGATATTTTACTATGACAAGCTCGCATTAGATCTTTTAGAAGCTATTTATAAGATAATGATAAAAGATAAATATTTGCTTGGTTTTAGAAATTATGACTTAAAAAAGAGAATAATTGATTTTAACGCTAAAGTTAAGGAAAGGCAAAAATTTGATTTTGAAATAGAATTTGATATAAGTAAAGGTATTGATCCACAAAATCCTACTGATGAAGAAATTATATATCATTATTTAGATAATTTAAAAAAACATAATGATGTAATGAATAGAAATTATGTAGCACCTATAGGAAAAGATGAGGTGGCTATTGAAAGGATTAAACCAAAAGAAGGTAGCGATGGAAAGGATTTAAGATTTAAAATTTTAAAAGCACTCCCGCCAAAAACAAACAAAGAAAAGATTGTTTGTTCTGATAATTTTGAAGTTAAAGAAGATGATGAGAGTGTAAAATATATTGCAAAAAAAGATGGTTTTATTATACAGAAAAAATCTATTTATGAAATAGAAAATTATCTTGAATTTAATAAAGTTGATTTTAAAAGTACGGGTTCTATTTGGGCAGGTTTTGATAAGCAAGTTATTATTGTCATAAAAAACACCAATGCTTTAGAAGATGCTATAGGCCCAAGAATTACCGTAGAAGCACAAGAGCTTGATATTGTAGGTAATATAGCACAAGATGCTGTTGTAAGAGGTAAAAAAGTAATCCTTAAAGGTAGTACCCATCATAAAAGTTCTATTATAGGTCAAAAAGTTGAAGTAAATATTTTAAGGGGATATTGTGAAGCAGAAGAATTAAACGCTGAAACTTTAGAAAATGGAGTTGTTAAGGCAAAAAAAGTTAATATAAAAAAAGCAATGGGAGGAGAGATTATTGCTGATGAAATTTACATACAAGAGCTTGGTGGAAATTGTATATGTAGTGCAAAAAGCTTAATTCATATAGAAAAAGTTGAGGGTAGTGGCAATAAGCTTATCATACAGGATTTGAAAGCTTTTGGTGATGAAAAAAGCGGAGAAGAAATTTTATTGCATATTGATGCTTTGAAAAAAGAGCGAGAAGACTTAGCTAGGGAGATTGAAGAGACAAAGCATACTATCCATGTGAGTAAGGATTCTGTTCGACTTTTACAACAAAAAGCAAAAGAACTAATGAGTGCAAAAAGAGCTATACCACAAGCTTACAAAATTACTATTAAAGATTTTAATCAAAAAATAGAAAATTTAAACATTTTGGCTAATAAGATAGAGGCTTTAAATGAAGAAGAGAAGGCAAATATAGAAAAGCTTAAAAAAATTCAAGATAATTTTTTAAAATCTAAAATTATTAATAAAAGTGGAAAATGGATGGATTTGAATGAAATAAAATTTAATTTGTTGTATCCTAAAAAAGAATTAACTTATCATCCACATAATGAAGAAAAAATTCAATGTTTTGAGCTTGAAAAAAATATTACAGAAGATAACACTAATGTTTATGAAATTCGCTCTATAAGCAACTATAAGGAATAA
- the ruvA gene encoding Holliday junction branch migration protein RuvA has product MIVAIEGVVVKKEPTFVILKTSSGVSYGVFVSLFCSSIFEKNQKVEFLITQIIKEDSHKLYGFLDVNEQRMFELLIKINGIGATTAMALCSSLDTNTFYAALQNGDESVFKKVPGIGPKSAKRIIAELSDAKINIENSNQDQAQALAALLSLGFKQESILKVLKTCESKNTSELIKEALKKLA; this is encoded by the coding sequence ATGATAGTAGCTATTGAAGGAGTAGTTGTAAAAAAGGAACCTACTTTTGTAATTTTAAAAACTTCAAGTGGGGTAAGTTATGGTGTTTTTGTTTCGCTTTTTTGCTCAAGTATTTTTGAAAAAAATCAAAAGGTTGAATTTTTAATCACTCAAATTATTAAAGAAGATTCACATAAATTATATGGATTTTTAGATGTTAATGAACAAAGAATGTTTGAATTATTGATCAAGATTAATGGCATAGGGGCAACTACTGCTATGGCACTTTGCTCAAGTTTAGATACAAATACCTTTTATGCAGCTTTGCAAAATGGTGATGAGAGTGTATTTAAAAAAGTTCCAGGTATTGGTCCAAAAAGCGCAAAAAGAATTATTGCTGAATTAAGTGATGCAAAAATCAATATAGAAAATTCCAATCAAGATCAAGCACAAGCCTTAGCAGCACTACTTTCTCTTGGTTTTAAACAAGAAAGTATTTTAAAGGTTTTAAAAACTTGTGAGAGTAAAAATACTAGCGAACTTATTAAAGAAGCTTTAAAAAAATTAGCATGA
- a CDS encoding D-alanine--D-alanine ligase, with protein MVYGVIFGANSYEHEISIVSAVVLKKVLKVQKKFIFCDKNKEFFLIDEEKMNAKTFSGGAYKKEKALVLKQGGFFIKNMLGEKKLDIDVVVNIVHGKDGEDGKIAALLDFYSIKYIGPRIEASVLSFNKILTKLYAQSVGVKTLDYKVLNLHKEQNVSLEFPCILKPARLGSSIGISIVKDESELKYAKDVAFEFDEDVVVEKFVSNIKEYNLAGCMIGEKMEFSTIEEPKKNEILDFEQKYLGFSESSKVSEANISEELKQKLRDSFTRIYNPLFKGALVRCDFFVVDDEVYLNEINPNPGSLANYLFEDFTQTINNLAKSIELEKQIKIDYAFIHSINGQKGKL; from the coding sequence ATGGTATATGGTGTAATTTTTGGTGCAAATTCTTATGAGCATGAGATTAGTATAGTAAGTGCAGTTGTATTAAAAAAAGTTCTCAAAGTGCAAAAAAAATTCATATTTTGTGATAAAAATAAGGAATTTTTTCTAATAGATGAAGAGAAAATGAATGCTAAGACTTTTAGTGGCGGTGCTTATAAAAAAGAAAAAGCTTTGGTGTTAAAGCAAGGTGGATTTTTTATAAAAAATATGCTAGGTGAAAAAAAACTCGACATAGATGTAGTTGTTAATATAGTTCATGGTAAAGATGGTGAAGATGGCAAAATAGCTGCTTTACTTGATTTTTATAGCATAAAATATATAGGACCGCGTATAGAGGCTAGTGTTTTATCTTTTAATAAGATTTTAACTAAGCTTTATGCGCAAAGTGTCGGAGTAAAAACACTTGATTACAAGGTTTTAAATTTACATAAAGAGCAAAATGTTTCTTTGGAATTTCCTTGTATATTAAAACCAGCAAGACTTGGAAGTAGTATAGGTATAAGCATAGTCAAAGATGAAAGTGAGCTTAAATATGCCAAAGATGTTGCTTTTGAATTTGATGAGGATGTGGTAGTTGAAAAATTTGTAAGTAATATAAAAGAATATAATTTAGCTGGTTGTATGATAGGTGAAAAAATGGAATTTTCGACTATTGAAGAGCCTAAAAAAAATGAAATTTTAGATTTTGAGCAAAAATATTTAGGTTTTTCAGAAAGTTCTAAAGTAAGTGAAGCAAATATTAGCGAAGAATTAAAACAAAAACTAAGGGATAGTTTTACCAGAATTTACAATCCTTTATTTAAAGGAGCTTTGGTTCGCTGTGATTTTTTTGTAGTAGATGATGAGGTTTATTTAAATGAAATTAATCCAAATCCAGGATCTTTGGCAAATTATTTATTTGAAGATTTTACTCAAACCATTAATAATCTAGCTAAAAGTATAGAACTAGAAAAACAAATTAAAATTGACTATGCTTTTATTCATAGTATTAATGGTCAAAAAGGCAAATTGTAA
- a CDS encoding type II toxin-antitoxin system Phd/YefM family antitoxin, whose product MATFSKDEIYTATEVVRNFSTMLEKTKKNENNRVVIVKNNKFEAVLLSFEEYERLSEAVVLLEKIYEDKKG is encoded by the coding sequence ATGGCTACTTTTAGCAAAGATGAAATTTACACAGCCACCGAAGTGGTAAGAAATTTCAGCACTATGCTTGAAAAAACTAAAAAAAACGAAAACAATAGAGTGGTGATTGTAAAAAACAATAAATTTGAAGCTGTGCTTTTGAGTTTTGAAGAATATGAGCGTTTAAGTGAAGCTGTAGTGCTTTTGGAAAAGATTTATGAAGATAAAAAAGGCTAG
- a CDS encoding alpha/beta fold hydrolase — MAKTRVYSNGYFYNLSYELINSKYDKTILILHGWGANKELMKQAFEKPLSDFKQIYLDLPGFGNSSIDAPMDSYSYAKVVEDFLITIEQKVDFIMGHSFGGKVATIMCQNSNFQGLILLSSAGVILPKSFKVRFKITLFKILKNLPYGDFWRKFFISKDVQGMSEVMYETFKKVVNENLENEFQKLKNSILIFWGNEDKATPLKSGAIIHSLAQKGKLFALDGDHFFFLKHAGFISEKIHEEFLKND, encoded by the coding sequence ATGGCAAAAACTAGAGTATATTCTAATGGATATTTTTATAATTTAAGTTATGAGCTTATTAATTCAAAATATGATAAAACTATACTTATTTTACATGGTTGGGGTGCTAATAAAGAGCTTATGAAGCAAGCTTTTGAAAAGCCTTTGAGTGATTTTAAGCAAATTTATTTGGATTTACCTGGTTTTGGAAATTCAAGCATAGATGCACCTATGGACTCTTATTCTTATGCAAAAGTTGTAGAAGACTTTTTAATAACAATAGAACAAAAAGTGGATTTTATAATGGGGCATTCTTTTGGTGGAAAAGTTGCGACTATTATGTGTCAAAATTCTAATTTTCAAGGCTTGATTTTACTTTCAAGTGCAGGTGTGATTTTGCCAAAAAGTTTTAAGGTGAGATTTAAAATAACCTTGTTTAAAATTTTAAAAAATCTTCCTTATGGGGATTTTTGGAGAAAATTTTTTATTAGTAAAGATGTTCAAGGTATGAGTGAAGTGATGTATGAAACCTTTAAAAAGGTTGTCAATGAAAATTTGGAAAATGAATTTCAAAAACTTAAAAATTCTATTTTAATTTTTTGGGGTAATGAAGATAAGGCTACACCATTAAAAAGCGGTGCAATCATTCACTCTTTGGCACAAAAAGGAAAACTTTTTGCACTAGATGGGGATCATTTTTTCTTCTTAAAGCATGCTGGTTTTATAAGTGAAAAAATACACGAGGAATTTTTAAAAAATGATTAG
- a CDS encoding Mur ligase family protein, which translates to MISMIAFLSLNFLLGFYLILTLQWHSYKFSRIILHFTKPLWHLYFLIIPYFAFVFSLYSGNFYLYFIVFALSLLYGGYLYKNLDKKLVFTARIKRYFLLLSLFILVFMPFFWMGLEALIVTFLLSFFIEKINQKHFINKANKKIQGNQNLKIILITASFGKTSIKNFLYELLKDEFKCYKTPRSVNTFMGIVRDINENLEDNTQIYIVEAGAREQNDILEITEFLNPQICVIGEIGLAHLEYFKTQDNIRKAKLQALKSKRLEKYFLHSSTLYENEFYDKCLSDVRASLDGLDFKVRLDDKKYIFHANLLGSFNAYNIGVCVLLAYYFGIEIEKIIKSVSNLKAVEHRLQIVSKEPKFIIDDGFNGNFNGMSQSYELCKNYQGRRVLVTPGIVEVNEEENIKLCKIINECFDFVIITSEANSVILQKHITLDFFVLKEKSKLVQTLAKLTKNGDLILFSNDAPSFI; encoded by the coding sequence ATGATTAGTATGATAGCCTTCTTAAGCTTAAATTTTTTGCTTGGTTTTTACTTAATTTTGACTTTACAATGGCATTCTTATAAATTTTCACGCATAATTTTGCATTTTACTAAGCCATTGTGGCATTTGTATTTTTTAATTATTCCTTATTTTGCTTTTGTGTTTTCCTTATATAGTGGAAATTTTTATTTATATTTTATAGTTTTTGCTTTATCTTTGTTATATGGCGGATATTTATATAAGAATTTGGATAAAAAGTTAGTTTTTACTGCTAGAATTAAGCGTTATTTTTTACTTTTATCACTCTTTATTTTAGTATTTATGCCATTCTTTTGGATGGGTTTAGAAGCTTTAATAGTTACTTTTTTGCTAAGTTTTTTTATAGAAAAGATCAATCAAAAACATTTTATAAATAAAGCAAATAAAAAAATTCAAGGTAATCAAAACTTAAAAATTATTTTAATTACAGCAAGTTTTGGAAAAACTAGTATTAAAAATTTTTTATATGAACTTTTAAAAGATGAATTTAAATGCTATAAAACTCCAAGAAGCGTAAATACTTTTATGGGTATAGTTAGAGATATTAATGAAAATTTAGAAGATAATACTCAAATTTATATCGTAGAAGCTGGAGCAAGAGAGCAAAATGATATTTTAGAAATTACAGAGTTTTTAAATCCTCAAATTTGTGTAATAGGTGAGATTGGTTTAGCCCACTTAGAATATTTTAAAACACAAGACAATATTCGTAAGGCAAAACTACAAGCTTTAAAGTCTAAGCGTTTAGAAAAATACTTTTTACATTCAAGTACTTTATATGAAAATGAGTTTTATGATAAGTGCTTAAGTGATGTTAGGGCAAGTTTAGATGGTTTAGATTTTAAAGTAAGATTAGATGATAAAAAATATATCTTCCATGCAAATTTATTAGGCTCTTTCAACGCTTATAACATCGGTGTGTGTGTTTTACTTGCATATTATTTTGGTATAGAAATAGAAAAAATTATTAAAAGTGTATCTAATCTCAAAGCGGTTGAACATCGTTTGCAAATAGTTTCTAAGGAGCCTAAATTTATTATAGATGATGGTTTTAATGGAAATTTTAATGGTATGAGTCAAAGTTATGAGCTTTGTAAAAATTATCAAGGAAGAAGAGTTTTGGTAACTCCTGGTATAGTTGAAGTAAATGAAGAAGAAAATATAAAATTATGTAAAATTATTAATGAATGTTTTGATTTTGTGATTATTACTTCAGAAGCTAATAGTGTGATTTTGCAAAAACATATCACTTTGGATTTTTTTGTATTAAAAGAAAAATCTAAATTAGTGCAAACTTTGGCAAAATTAACTAAAAATGGAGACTTGATTTTATTTTCAAATGATGCACCAAGTTTTATATAA
- the flgH gene encoding flagellar basal body L-ring protein FlgH: protein MKFKNVNFYLLPFVMFGCSATVDPHINMKPPAYVEELAPKQNNNTQSNPGSLFGKGDNPLFSDKKAMNVNDLVTVVIRENATQNSQGSKATSKNNNANLGGGQITTGAGLSKVRDFLNDYTNVGYTTTSTSQYQGTGSQTRSENFQTTISARVIKVLSNGNYFIEGSRELLINGEKQIIQLSGVIRPYDISQDNMIDSKYIADAKILYKTEGDIDKSTRKPWGTKFMETIWPF from the coding sequence ATGAAATTTAAAAATGTTAATTTTTACTTGTTACCTTTTGTAATGTTTGGTTGTAGTGCAACTGTTGATCCACATATTAACATGAAACCACCTGCTTATGTTGAAGAGTTAGCTCCTAAACAAAATAATAATACTCAAAGCAATCCCGGATCTTTATTTGGCAAAGGAGATAATCCTTTATTTTCTGATAAAAAAGCTATGAATGTTAATGATTTGGTAACAGTAGTTATTAGAGAAAATGCTACACAAAACTCACAAGGCTCCAAAGCCACAAGCAAAAATAATAATGCCAATTTAGGTGGAGGTCAAATAACTACTGGTGCGGGGCTTAGTAAAGTTAGAGATTTTTTAAATGATTATACTAATGTAGGTTATACAACAACAAGCACTTCACAATATCAAGGTACAGGCTCTCAAACTAGAAGTGAAAATTTTCAAACTACAATTTCTGCTAGAGTAATTAAAGTTTTATCAAATGGAAATTATTTCATAGAGGGAAGTCGCGAGCTTTTAATTAATGGCGAAAAGCAAATCATTCAACTAAGCGGAGTTATAAGACCTTATGATATTTCTCAAGACAATATGATAGATAGCAAATATATAGCTGATGCAAAAATTCTTTATAAAACAGAAGGTGATATAGACAAATCAACCCGCAAACCTTGGGGAACAAAATTTATGGAAACCATTTGGCCTTTTTAA
- the pta gene encoding phosphate acetyltransferase, which translates to MKSMFLLNCIDEKFLAQSLKKIQGKIAFYFPVFCEKNKEKIASMCSKINSKLDFFGSFEKNDYQVKFTQNPNNFFKKIIQDYEKIKKESDFVIVIGIDDFGLMGDLNLNIVLAKELNTPLYAKSQDENYTMLNFLLSQKLSRFVLLKENEDFTQDLLQEYTYKTQARFSYELFEKAKADKKIVVLPESFDERVLKASEFLMQNGIVDLILLGDSNEICAKANSLNINIDGVRIINPKNSQYNEEFEELLYEARKSKGMSKEEAKKLVQDKTYFATLLVHTQKAHAMVSGASTTTAETIRPALQIIKTKPDVSLVSGMFFMSLEDKVLVFADCAVMPNPTPEQLAEIAYVSANSAKAFGLEPKVALLSYSSGDSGSGVSVDAIREATKIAKEKYPQLKIEGPIQFDAAYDMLTAKSKMPNSKVAGKANVYVFPDLNAANICYKAVQRTANSLAIGPILQGLKKPINDLSRGCLVEDIVNTVILSAIQAQE; encoded by the coding sequence ATGAAATCCATGTTTTTATTAAATTGTATTGATGAAAAATTTTTGGCACAATCTTTAAAGAAAATTCAAGGCAAAATAGCTTTTTATTTTCCTGTTTTTTGTGAAAAAAATAAAGAAAAAATTGCTTCAATGTGTTCAAAGATAAATTCCAAGCTAGATTTTTTTGGTAGTTTTGAAAAAAATGATTATCAGGTTAAATTTACTCAAAATCCAAATAATTTTTTTAAAAAAATTATACAAGATTATGAGAAAATTAAAAAAGAAAGTGATTTTGTTATAGTGATTGGGATAGATGATTTTGGTTTAATGGGGGATTTAAATTTAAATATTGTTTTAGCTAAGGAGTTAAACACTCCATTATATGCAAAAAGTCAAGATGAAAATTATACTATGCTAAATTTCTTATTAAGTCAAAAGCTTAGCAGATTTGTTTTGTTAAAAGAAAATGAAGATTTTACTCAAGATTTATTGCAAGAATATACCTATAAAACTCAAGCAAGATTTTCTTATGAGCTTTTTGAAAAAGCAAAAGCGGATAAAAAAATAGTAGTTTTACCTGAAAGTTTTGATGAGAGGGTGTTAAAGGCAAGCGAGTTTTTAATGCAAAATGGGATTGTTGATTTGATTTTGTTGGGTGATAGTAATGAAATTTGTGCTAAAGCTAATAGCTTAAATATCAATATTGATGGCGTGCGTATTATTAACCCTAAAAATTCTCAATATAATGAAGAATTTGAAGAGCTTTTGTATGAGGCTAGGAAAAGCAAAGGTATGAGTAAAGAAGAGGCTAAAAAACTTGTACAAGATAAAACATATTTTGCAACCTTGCTAGTGCATACTCAAAAAGCCCATGCTATGGTAAGTGGTGCAAGTACAACTACTGCTGAAACCATTCGTCCTGCTTTGCAAATTATAAAAACAAAACCTGATGTAAGCTTAGTTTCTGGTATGTTTTTTATGTCTTTAGAAGATAAAGTTTTGGTTTTTGCTGATTGTGCTGTTATGCCAAATCCAACTCCTGAGCAACTTGCTGAAATTGCTTATGTAAGTGCAAATAGTGCTAAGGCTTTTGGACTTGAACCTAAAGTAGCTTTACTTTCATACTCTAGTGGGGATAGTGGGAGTGGGGTTAGTGTAGATGCAATTAGAGAAGCTACTAAAATAGCTAAAGAAAAATATCCTCAACTCAAAATAGAAGGCCCTATACAATTTGACGCTGCTTATGATATGCTAACAGCAAAAAGCAAAATGCCAAATTCTAAAGTAGCAGGAAAGGCTAATGTGTATGTATTTCCTGACTTAAATGCGGCAAATATTTGCTATAAAGCAGTGCAAAGAACAGCAAATTCTTTAGCTATTGGTCCGATTTTACAAGGACTTAAAAAACCAATTAACGATTTAAGTAGAGGTTGCTTGGTAGAAGATATCGTTAATACTGTGATTTTAAGTGCTATTCAAGCACAAGAATAA
- a CDS encoding acetate kinase yields the protein MKILVLNSGSSSIKFKLFEKDEALASGLVEKIGEQNSTIELKDLKNGQKYKKELAIKDHEQGIELVNELFAQSGILHDLNELDGCGHRIVHGGPNLTKHCLVNDEVLNEIDRVSHIAPLHNPAHLIGIKTMIKAAPNVLNVTVFDTAFHQSMPDYAYMYALPYEFYEKYQVRKYGFHGTSHSYVSKQAAHILGKDTNEFNAISAHLGNGASVCAIENGKCVDTSMGFTPLEGLIMGTRCGDIDPAVLPFLAKELNLNPADLDTIMNKKSGVYGICGFNDFRDIESQIEQNNEKARLALDMFCYRLSKYIGSYFAILPRVDALIFTAGIGENDDIVRTKVCQRLAHLGFDIDLDKNTQLRNGEISKKDSKIKILIVPTEEELEIAKITTELIKNN from the coding sequence ATGAAAATTTTAGTTTTAAATTCAGGTTCATCTTCGATTAAATTTAAACTTTTTGAAAAAGATGAAGCTTTGGCTTCTGGTTTGGTGGAAAAAATAGGCGAACAAAATTCTACAATAGAACTTAAAGATTTAAAAAATGGTCAAAAATATAAAAAAGAGCTAGCGATTAAAGATCATGAGCAAGGTATAGAATTAGTAAATGAGCTTTTTGCTCAAAGTGGAATTTTACATGATTTAAATGAACTTGATGGATGTGGGCATAGGATAGTTCATGGAGGTCCAAATTTAACTAAGCATTGTTTAGTAAATGATGAGGTTTTAAATGAAATTGATAGGGTTTCTCATATAGCGCCTTTACACAATCCTGCACATTTAATAGGCATTAAAACTATGATAAAAGCAGCTCCAAATGTTCTTAATGTTACTGTTTTTGATACAGCTTTTCATCAAAGTATGCCAGATTATGCTTATATGTATGCTTTGCCTTATGAATTTTATGAAAAATATCAAGTAAGAAAATATGGTTTTCATGGTACTTCACATTCTTATGTAAGCAAGCAAGCTGCACATATACTTGGTAAGGATACTAATGAGTTTAATGCAATTAGTGCTCATCTTGGAAATGGTGCGAGTGTTTGTGCTATAGAAAATGGAAAATGCGTAGATACTTCTATGGGTTTTACTCCGCTAGAAGGTTTGATTATGGGAACTAGATGTGGAGATATTGATCCTGCTGTATTACCATTTTTAGCAAAAGAATTAAATTTAAATCCAGCTGATTTAGATACTATTATGAATAAAAAAAGTGGTGTTTATGGAATTTGTGGATTTAATGATTTTAGAGATATAGAATCACAAATTGAACAAAATAATGAAAAAGCAAGACTTGCTCTTGATATGTTTTGTTATCGTTTGAGTAAATATATTGGCTCTTATTTTGCGATTTTACCTAGAGTAGATGCTTTGATTTTTACGGCTGGTATAGGTGAAAATGATGATATTGTTAGAACAAAAGTATGTCAAAGATTAGCACATTTAGGATTTGATATAGATTTAGATAAAAATACACAACTTAGAAATGGTGAGATTAGCAAAAAAGATTCTAAGATTAAAATTTTAATTGTTCCAACAGAAGAAGAATTAGAAATAGCTAAAATAACCACAGAACTTATTAAAAATAATTAA
- a CDS encoding MetQ/NlpA family ABC transporter substrate-binding protein, producing MKLLKLLVASIILGASLFANEVIIVGATPVPHAEILEQTKDLLKKEGYTLEIKEFNDYVLPNLSTDSKELDANFFQHQPYLDEFNANKGTKLISVAKIHIEPMAVYSKKYKNIQDLPQNATIAVPNDPTNESRALDIIANTKLVSFENVALKTPLDIKDNSKNIKFKELKAAQLPRALDDVDFAVINSNYALSAGLNPVKDSILIESKESPYANILVTTQDNKDNPKIKALVKALQSQKVKDFINEKYQGAVIPAF from the coding sequence ATGAAATTGTTAAAATTACTCGTTGCAAGCATAATTTTAGGTGCAAGTTTATTTGCTAATGAAGTTATCATAGTAGGTGCCACACCTGTTCCTCATGCTGAAATTTTAGAACAAACAAAAGATTTGTTAAAAAAAGAAGGCTATACGCTAGAAATTAAGGAATTTAATGATTATGTTTTACCAAATCTTAGCACAGATAGCAAGGAACTTGATGCAAATTTCTTCCAACATCAGCCTTATTTGGATGAATTTAATGCCAACAAAGGCACAAAGTTAATTAGCGTTGCAAAAATTCACATCGAACCAATGGCAGTTTATTCTAAAAAATATAAAAATATCCAAGATCTTCCACAAAATGCTACTATAGCAGTTCCTAATGATCCAACAAATGAAAGTAGAGCTTTGGATATTATCGCTAATACCAAGTTGGTAAGTTTTGAAAATGTTGCTCTAAAAACTCCACTTGATATTAAAGATAATTCTAAAAATATCAAATTTAAAGAGCTAAAGGCAGCACAACTTCCAAGAGCTTTAGATGATGTTGATTTTGCAGTGATTAATTCAAATTATGCCCTATCTGCAGGTTTAAATCCGGTAAAAGATTCTATTTTAATAGAAAGCAAAGAAAGTCCTTATGCAAATATCTTAGTAACTACTCAAGATAATAAAGACAATCCTAAAATAAAAGCTTTAGTAAAGGCTTTGCAAAGTCAAAAAGTAAAAGATTTTATCAATGAAAAATATCAAGGCGCAGTAATTCCTGCATTTTAA